In Phycisphaerales bacterium, the sequence GCGCCTCGGGATCGGCCGACTCCAGACCCTCGATCGCCTTGGGGAGATCCGCCTCGATCGCCTCAGCATCGATCCCCGTGATCGCGCGCCAACAGGTGAGCGTCGCCCAACTCCGCCGGATGGTCCCCTTCACATCCTCCTCGCTCATCCCCTCGGGGCGTTTGAGCGGGTCGAGAAGGTTGATCGCGTTGGTGTCCACCGTGGCCTTGAGATCCGCCATCGCGCGTGCGAGGCGGTCGGCATCTCCCATCGCCATCGCGCACGCGATCCGGATCGGCTCGTACTCGATGCTCAACCGGATGTCGTCCTCCGCGGGCAAGTTATCCGTCGGGAGCAGCGCCTCCTCGCGCGCCTTTCGCACCCGCGCGACCTCGGCACGCTGCTTCGACACTTCCAGATCGAGCGCGTCATAGACCTCCTCCGGCGTCGACGTCAGCCAGCGCAGCACGTACGCCTCGACCGACGACTCCCGGCTCAGCCGCTCCGCCGCAAGCGACCGCAGGTCCAGTTCGTTTGAATGAAACCGCTTGGCCGCCCCCCACGCCCCGGCTCTCGCGAACTCGATCGCCAGGCGGCGATGCGTGTTCGGATCGAGCGGATCCGCATACAGCAGATTCGACAGGAGATCCCACCGCCCGGACCGCGCGTCCACACGCTGCTCATAGACCGTGAGCGCCAGGAGCGCCGCGTCCTTGTTCGTCGAGTCCAACCGGATCGCCTGCGCGAGCAGTTTCCCGAATCCTCCCTCGTCGCCCTGCTCACGCTTCAGGAGTGCGGCATCGAGCGCCAATCGGCTGCGAATCGCGGGATCCAGGGATGCCCCCGCCGCACCGAGCACGCGTTCATACGCCGCAATCCGCTCGTCGGCCGTCTGCAACCGCGCGAACGTCGAGGAGAGCAGGCGTAACTTCGCGACCGAGTCCGCCGGGTCGAGTTCGATCACGCGGCGCGTGGCCCGATCGAGAGACGCCGCCTCGCCCCAGTTGTACGCGGCCTCCGCGGCCCGTCTGGCGAGCGACACATCGCCGGGCCGAAGTCGAAGCGCTTCCTCGAGCATGAAGTACGCCGCGGCATAGTCGTCCGCCGAGGGACGCTGCATCGCGCGAAGATCCATGAGCGCGACGATCGCGAGAGCGTCCGAGGTCACTTCCACGAGTGTCGGTGCCGCGGCGGCTTCCACCTCTCGAGGCGACTCAATCCGCGACCACGCGACGGGCGTCCATGCGCCGAACGCCCCCATCGCGCCCACGGCGATCAAGACCCGCGCCACACCACGCCTCGCGGCACGCCGTGCAATTGTGGAACTCAACCCATGCCTCCGCTGCTGACCAGCCAGACACCCGAGACGATCAGCCCGACCAGAAAGCCCAGGAACGTGATCGCCTCCGCCGCCGTCACCACACGACGGTCGGCCCGTGGGAACAATCGGTCCGCGACCAGCACCATGAACAGAAACGCGCCGCCCAGAATCCCCGCGAGGCCCATCTGGATCCGGATCGCCCCGGGGATCGACGAGAACATCCGCGGCGCCTCGAGCGTCACCCAGAACCCCGCCGACGCCATCGCCGCCGCCCACGCCGTAGCGAGAACCAGCAGAGCACCGCGATGGAATCGGGCCGAGACGATCACGCACGACTGTATGGTGCAACCCGCGCCAGGGTTCGACCAGACGGCACCATCACGACCTGAAACCAGTCTCTCAACCCAGCGCCATCGTCATGAGGAACTCGGCGTTGGTCTTGACCTTCTTCATCTTGCCCTTGAGCAGTTCCATCGCCTCGACCACGTTCATGTCCGAGAGGACCTTGCGAAGGCGATAGACCAGTTCCAGTTCCTTGGGGTCCAGCAGCAGTTCCTCGCGCCGCGTCCCCGACGCCGAGACGTCGATCGCCGGCCAGATCCGCTTCTCGACGAGTTTGCGGTCCAGGTGCAACTCGGCGTTGCCCGTCCCCTTGAACTCCTCGAAGATCACCTCGTCCATCTTGGATCCGGTGTCCACGAGCGCCGTCCCGATGATCGTCAGGCTCCCGCCGCTCTCGATCGCGCGGGCCGCGCCGAAGAACTTCTTGGGGCGCTGCAGCGCGTTGCTATCGAGACCGCCCGTCATGATCTTGCCCGAGTGCGGCATCTCGGCGTTGTACGCGCGAGCGAGTCGCGTGATCGAGTCGAGCAGGATCACCACGTCCTCGCCGAACTCCACCATCCGCTTGGCCTTCTCGATCACCATCTCGGCGACCTGCACATGCCTCGACGACTGCTCGTCGAACGTCGACGCCACCACCTCGACCATCGGCCCGGAGCAGTTGCGCTTGAAGTCCGTCACTTCCTCGGGGCGCTCGTCCACCAGGAGCACGATGATGTGCGTCTCGGGATAGTTCCTCGTGATCGCCTTGGTGATCTTCTGCATCAGGACCGTCTTGCCCGTGCGCGGCGGGGCCACGATCAGCATGCGCTGACCCTTCCCGATCGGCGTCACCAGATCCACCACCCGGCACTCGATCTCGCTCGGGTCCGTCTCCAGCACGAACCGCTCCTCCGGGTGCAGAGGCGTCAACTCCTCGAAGTTCTTCATCTCGTGGACCTTCGCCGGCGAACGACCGTTCACCTGGTCCACACGCAGGAGCGCAAAGTACTTCTCGCTCTCCTTGGGAGGCCGCACCAGCCCCTTTACCACCATCCCGCGACGCAGCCCGAATCTCCGGACGAGCGACGGCGAGATATAGATGTCGTCCGCGCCGGGGAGATAACTCTGCTCCGCCGAGCGCAGGAATCCGAACCCGTCGGGCATGACCTCGAGCGAGCCCTCGCCGAACATCAATCCCTGGCGGGCCGCACGGGCCTTGAGGATCTTCAGCACCAGTTCCTGCCGGGGCAGGTCGTGATACTCCTCCAGCCCCTCGCGATCCGCGACCTTGTAGAGTTCCTTCTCCTCCATCTGCTGGAGGTCATTGATGCTGACGGCCTCGCCCAGCGCCTTGGAGTCCACGCTCTTGGCGATCCGGTCGAGTTCCGCCGCCTCGCGCTCGAGTTCCTCATCGCTGGGGAGCGAGGGATCGTGCGACCGGCTGGAGAACCCGCCGAAGCCCATGCCCCCGCCGCCGCCCTTGCGACGCTTCTTCTTCCGCCGGAAGCCGCGGTCATTGTGCCCAAAGCCGCCCTGCCCGCCGAACGACTGTCCCTGCGAATGGAATCCCTGATCACGCGGGCCGCCCTCGCGTCTGTCACCTTCACGCGAGCCACTGTCGCGTGAACTCTCGCGACCGCCGTTGCCCTCGCCTCGGATCTCACCTCGTCCGCCAGTGCCGCGGCCCTCGGACGATCCACCCTCCGAACGCCCTTCTGAACGAGTTTCCGAGCGTGAGTCACTCCGGCTCTCGCTCCGGGACTCCGAGCGTGGCTCGGACTTGGGCTCGGGCTTCGGCTCGGGCTTGGGTTCGGTCGTCCGATCCGCGGCCTTGGTCGCGCGGGCCGGTGGCTCAATCGCCTTCGCCGCTGCGGCCGCCGCCGACGTGCTGCGGACCGGGGTCCCCTGCCTCACACGCCCGCGGGTCGTGGATTTGTCGGCGTTCTTTTTCTCATCCGTGGTGGTCGACTTCGCCATGAAACTTCTCGCTTGCAGAACACTCGGCCTTGGCCGCCTCGCGGTCGCGCCAGAGCACGCCCGCAGAAAAAAACACAGAACTGAAGAGTGAACATCACCCGCGTGGGCACGGGCGATGGAATCGACGTGACGCCCGGCAATCCGTGTGACTGCAAGTCTTCACACTCGCGTCACGCGACAACCGGCAACAGCCCACAAGCCATGTCGGTCTCGCCTGCTCCAGGACTCGAAACCGTGAATCTCCCGAGATCGCTCCCAGCCGCCGAGTGACCTTGGCACAAGGCCAACACCACGGCAACGCCGGACATTCAACGAGAGTGCATTCGTGTCAAGAAGTTCGCTGTCTGAGCCTCGAGGCACGCCGGATCAGGCCGCCGCGACAACCCCGCGAACACACAAGTATACCCATCCAAAGCCCAAGGCAAGTCCAAAGGTCCCGCCCCGTTCCATACGCGTCAAACCCGCTCGCCCTTCGCCCCGGTCACGATCCGCCCGCGAGTCTTCTCCAGAATGGTCCGAGAGATCGACTCCAGACGGTCCATCCCGCCATCGTTCACGATCACTTCATCGGATCTTTGCCGCTTCTCATCGAGGGAAATCTGCGACTTCTCCCGCCGGTCCAGTTCTTCCTCGGTCCACCCCCGCGTCCTCCGGACCCGCTCCAGCCGGATCTCCCGCGGCGCGTCGACAAAGATCACCACGTCGCACTCCTTGTCCAGCCCCGCCTCAAAGAGCAGCGGCGCATCCACCACCACTCCGGGTCGCCCCTCCGCCGTCGCCCGCCGGACCATCTCATCCCGCCGCGCCCGCACGATCGGATGCGTCAGCCCCTCGAGCCGCCGCCGCGCCTCCGCATCCGCGAAGATCACATCCGCCAGCGCCCGCCGGCTCACCTTCCCCGACTCGGCATCAAAGACCTTCTCCCCCCACCACTCACGAAGTTGCGCGCGCACCTCGGGCAACTCCAACGCCGCCTTCGCCTCGGCATCCGAATCCGAGACCAGGCACCCCAGCGCCTCGAACGCGCGCGCTACCTTCGACTTCCCCGCCCCGATGCCCCCTGCCAACCCGATCACCACCGCCCGCATCGCTACGCGCGCGCCGTCCGACCGCTCGCGGATCTTCGCCACAAGTCCGTCAACGCCCACAACCGATCGCCACACCACGCCGACGCCATCAGACCCCGCCGACGTCACCCGGATCGTCCCCAGCCCGAGCACACGCTCCGCCAGGGACCGTGTCACCACGAGATGCTGAATCCGCGCGACATCCATCTCCACGCTATTCCGCCGGACCACGCCCCACGTCGCCCGCACGCGCTCTTCGCCCAGCGTGTATTCCCGCGACCACCAGTCGAGCACGGCCCAGACCACACGCAGCACCACGACCAGAATGCCATACGCCCCGATCACCCCCGCGCGAGCCGGGGCCGTCCGCCCGGCGATCGCCCACGCCCCCCACGCGACGATTCCCAGCAGCACGACCGATCGCCACGACGAGAGCGCGACAAACCACGCGCTCGGCCTGGTCCGAACATCTTGCCCCTCGTGTCGTGACGCGTCGAGCATCGTGACGTTCATCGTGGAGTTCATCGGCCGAGAGAGCCACCGACCATCGCACACGAATTACAATCCCAAGTCACAACGCCTCAGCCCTCAGCGTCGCGATACTCGGCAGATTCCGATAGAACCCGTCGTAATCCAACCCATACCCGACCACAAACTCGTCGGGAATATCAAACCCGACATAGTCCGCCTTCACGTCCACCCGCGCCTTGCCAGGCTTGCGAAGCAGCACGCACGTCCGCAGGCTCGCCGGCCGCTGCTCCTTGATCAGCCGCGTCACCACGTCCAGCGTCGCGCCGCTGTCGAGAATGTCGTCCACCACCAGCACGTGCTGCCCCTCGAGCGATTTCGGCAACTCGTGGCTGATCGAGACGCCCTTCGACTCCATGCTCTTTCCCGGATAACTCGACACGCCGATCAGTTCCAGACGCAGTTTCACGGGCAGCCTTCGGATCAGGTCGGCCACAAAGACCATCGACCCCGTCAGGATCGGGATCAGCGTCAGGCGCAACTCCTGCCCACCCTGCTCGGCCTTGGCCATCAGCGGGCGCAGGTCCGCCGTGATCCGCTGGCCGATCTCGTCCACGCGGTTGGCGATCCGAAGCTCGTCGATCAGGATCTTCTCGATCTCGGGGAACATGAGACGACAGGGTATCCGCCACTGCACACATGGCACGATCCCGGCGTCAACCCGCCACGCCCTACCCTGCGCCATGCTCAAAATCGATTACACCAACTGCCTCTCCAACGCCGTCGCCCAGCACGGCCTCGACGCCGCCACCTTCGACCCCAAAGGCCCCAACGCGGCCCGCATGGCCGAACTCACCCGATCCCTCACCAAGTCCCGTGGCACAGGCTGGGAACGCTGGCGCAACCTCTGGACTCGCCCCACCCGCGACGAGCACACGTCGGCGATCAAGAAAATCGTCGCCGAGCGTGCCGGGCGCTTCGAGAATCTCGTCGTCCTCGGGATCGGCGGCTCGGCCCTCGGCAACATAGCGCTTCAATCGGCCCTCAACCCCTCGACCCACAATCTTCTCCCCGCGGACAAGCGTCGAGGCCCGCGCCTCTTTGTCCTCGACAACGTCGATCCCGACGCCTTCCACAGCGCCCTCTCCTTCTGCGAGTCCTGCCCCGGCGGAATCAAGAGCACCCTCTTTAACGTCGTCTCCAAATCCGGCGAGACCGCCGAGACCGCCGCCCAGTTCATGATCATCCGCGACCGCCTCAAGGCCGTTCTCGGCAAGGACTACGCGAGCCACATCGTCGCCACCACCGATCCCGCCAAGGGCACGATGCGGAAGATCTGCAACGACGAGGGATTCGTCACGCTCCCCGTCCCCGATGGCGTCGGCGGACGCTTCAGCGCCCTCAGCCCCGTCGGCCTCTTCTCCGCCTCGATGTGCGGCATCGACATCGACGCGCTCCTGGACGGCGCCGCCGCGATGGACGATCGCTGCTCGCGCGAATCGCTCAATGAGAACCCCGCCGCCACGCTCGCGCTCCTCCTCGTCGAACTCGGGAAGCGTGGCAAGCCCAACCACGTCCTCATGCCCTACGCCAACGCCCTCTACCTCCTCGCCGACTGGTACCGCCAACTCTGGGCCGAGAGCCTGGGCAAGGAGAAGAACACCAGGGGCGAGACCGTCTTCACGGGCTTCACTCCCATCAAGGCCCTCGGCGCGACAGACCAGCACTCCCAGATCCAGTTGTATCGCGAGGGCCCCAACGACAAGGTCGTCGGCCTCATCGAGGTCGAGTCCTTCGCCGCAAAGGTGGACATGCCCAGGGGCCTGGGCGTCGAGGCCCTCGCCTATCTCGAAGGGAAGCCCATGAGCGCCCTCCTCAACGCCGAACTCAAGGCCACCGCCTACGCCCTCACCCACTCCAAACGCCCGAACTACACCATCCGATTCCCCAGGATCGACGAGCACCACGTCGGCGAGTTCATGGCCCTGTGGCAGATCGCCACCGCCTATGCCGGGCTGATGCTGGGCATCGACGCCTACGACCAGCCCGCCGTCGAACTCGGAAAACAGGCGACCTTTGCGCTCATGGGACGCACGGGATACGAACAACTCCGCGGGCAACTCGACTCAGCGACTGTCGCGCGGCACATCGTCTGACCTCGACTCTCGCACGAAGTGTCCCACACCAAAGTCTGTACAGTTGTACGAGCAATCACACAGCCTAACTTGACATGAATGACCGGGCACGAATCAAAGTTGTAAAGATGGGAAACTTGACTGTTCGCAGTTGTTTCGCATCGTGTCAGCAGGGCACGAAAACTCGTGAAACTCCCGCCCCGCGACTTGAAATCGTGGGACGTTTCCGTCACAATCGCGG encodes:
- the rho gene encoding transcription termination factor Rho, producing the protein MGFGGFSSRSHDPSLPSDEELEREAAELDRIAKSVDSKALGEAVSINDLQQMEEKELYKVADREGLEEYHDLPRQELVLKILKARAARQGLMFGEGSLEVMPDGFGFLRSAEQSYLPGADDIYISPSLVRRFGLRRGMVVKGLVRPPKESEKYFALLRVDQVNGRSPAKVHEMKNFEELTPLHPEERFVLETDPSEIECRVVDLVTPIGKGQRMLIVAPPRTGKTVLMQKITKAITRNYPETHIIVLLVDERPEEVTDFKRNCSGPMVEVVASTFDEQSSRHVQVAEMVIEKAKRMVEFGEDVVILLDSITRLARAYNAEMPHSGKIMTGGLDSNALQRPKKFFGAARAIESGGSLTIIGTALVDTGSKMDEVIFEEFKGTGNAELHLDRKLVEKRIWPAIDVSASGTRREELLLDPKELELVYRLRKVLSDMNVVEAMELLKGKMKKVKTNAEFLMTMALG
- a CDS encoding dephospho-CoA kinase yields the protein MNSTMNVTMLDASRHEGQDVRTRPSAWFVALSSWRSVVLLGIVAWGAWAIAGRTAPARAGVIGAYGILVVVLRVVWAVLDWWSREYTLGEERVRATWGVVRRNSVEMDVARIQHLVVTRSLAERVLGLGTIRVTSAGSDGVGVVWRSVVGVDGLVAKIRERSDGARVAMRAVVIGLAGGIGAGKSKVARAFEALGCLVSDSDAEAKAALELPEVRAQLREWWGEKVFDAESGKVSRRALADVIFADAEARRRLEGLTHPIVRARRDEMVRRATAEGRPGVVVDAPLLFEAGLDKECDVVIFVDAPREIRLERVRRTRGWTEEELDRREKSQISLDEKRQRSDEVIVNDGGMDRLESISRTILEKTRGRIVTGAKGERV
- a CDS encoding glucose-6-phosphate isomerase, which encodes MLKIDYTNCLSNAVAQHGLDAATFDPKGPNAARMAELTRSLTKSRGTGWERWRNLWTRPTRDEHTSAIKKIVAERAGRFENLVVLGIGGSALGNIALQSALNPSTHNLLPADKRRGPRLFVLDNVDPDAFHSALSFCESCPGGIKSTLFNVVSKSGETAETAAQFMIIRDRLKAVLGKDYASHIVATTDPAKGTMRKICNDEGFVTLPVPDGVGGRFSALSPVGLFSASMCGIDIDALLDGAAAMDDRCSRESLNENPAATLALLLVELGKRGKPNHVLMPYANALYLLADWYRQLWAESLGKEKNTRGETVFTGFTPIKALGATDQHSQIQLYREGPNDKVVGLIEVESFAAKVDMPRGLGVEALAYLEGKPMSALLNAELKATAYALTHSKRPNYTIRFPRIDEHHVGEFMALWQIATAYAGLMLGIDAYDQPAVELGKQATFALMGRTGYEQLRGQLDSATVARHIV
- the hpt gene encoding hypoxanthine phosphoribosyltransferase, with product MFPEIEKILIDELRIANRVDEIGQRITADLRPLMAKAEQGGQELRLTLIPILTGSMVFVADLIRRLPVKLRLELIGVSSYPGKSMESKGVSISHELPKSLEGQHVLVVDDILDSGATLDVVTRLIKEQRPASLRTCVLLRKPGKARVDVKADYVGFDIPDEFVVGYGLDYDGFYRNLPSIATLRAEAL